In Lysobacterales bacterium, the sequence GCCCCGTGGGGGAGGTGCATGCCCCATTGCTTTGGAGCATCACCATGTCCCTCGATCTCGAAACCGTTCCCGAAACCGCTGTGCAGGGCGACCTGCTCGAAGCGGCCGCTTCACCCCTCACGCTCAGCCTGCAGGACTTCGTGTCCGAGTTCGGCGACGAGCTGCTCGACTCGCTCAACCGCGCCAATCCTCCGGTCTACACCGGCCAGGTGCGGGTGCATCGGCAACTGATCCTCGCCGAGCTCAAGCGCAAGCTGTTCCCCGCGCAAGCCGATGTGGTCCATGCCGTCACCGAGCTGTTGGTCGATCGCGGCGAACGCGCCGCGATCGTCAATGGCGAGATGGGCTGCGGCAAGACGACGGTGGGTATTGCCACCGCCGCCGTGCTCAACGCCGAAGGCTA encodes:
- a CDS encoding DEAD/DEAH box helicase — encoded protein: MSLDLETVPETAVQGDLLEAAASPLTLSLQDFVSEFGDELLDSLNRANPPVYTGQVRVHRQLILAELKRKLFPAQADVVHAVTELLVDRGERAAIVNGEMGCGKTTVGIATAAVLNAEG